A region of Salmo salar chromosome ssa17, Ssal_v3.1, whole genome shotgun sequence DNA encodes the following proteins:
- the LOC106575325 gene encoding mitogen-activated protein kinase kinase kinase kinase 4 isoform X18, with protein MANDSPAKSLVEIDLASLRDPAGIFELVEVVGNGTYGQVYKGRHVKTGQLAAIKVMDVTEDEEEEIKLEINMLKKYSHHRNIATYYGAFIKKSPPGHDDQLWLVMEFCGAGSITDLVKNTKGNQLKEDWIAYISREILRGLAHLHAHHVIHRDIKGQNVLLTENAEVKLVDFGVSAQLDRTVGRRNTFIGTPYWMAPEVIACDENPEATYDYRSDLWSTGITAIEMAEGAPPLCDMHPMRALFLIPRNPPPRLKSKKWSKKFCSFIEGSLVKNYNQRPPTEQLLKHPFIRDQPNERQVRIQLKDHIDRTKKKRGEKDETEYEYSGSEEEEEDAGEQEGEPSSIVNMPGESTLRKDFIRLQQENKERSEALRRQQLLQEQQLREQEEYKRQLLAERQKRIEQQKEQRRRLEEQQRREREMRRQQEREQRRREQEEKRRMEEMERRRKEDDERRRAEEEKRRSDREQEYIRRQLEEEQRHLEILQQQLLHEQAMLLEFKWRELEEQRKAERLHKRLQQEQAYLLSLQHDNKPPQQTQPPQPCQKTKDPKGMSPDSTSKAPQTTSPGPVGDRAPAPQPHFLNNSNAIASRRTSCDNTRSPQAHFLDNVTANAPRRMSSDTTKSPQTTSRDNTTKAPQKPSPNSVDKDSEKTPSDHSDALATQSTDVTKPSQTGVLDGPKSPQTDRSEPSGALGDPRPIREADERFRKNIQGSPQTAPPTKQPPVPPRSEPFSNGGSSESVPPAMHRPMEPQVPVRTTSRSPVLSRRDSPLQASAPPSNQAVQRSAGSNAEPRLLWDRVEKLVPRPGSGSSSGSSNSSSQAGSGERFRARSSSKSEGSPLQRPDNAAKKPDDKKDFARPNRPAGDVDLTALAKELRAVDDVRPPNKVTDYSSSSEESGTTDEDDDEEVDQDAADESTSGAEDTRAGRGLSNGETASLKTLLAHDDSENDLTTPSKDGTLVIRQTQSASNTMQKHKSSSSFTPFIDPRLLQVSPSSGSSLNNMAAFGNDGRLVDALRADPSRKGSVVNVNPVNTRPQSDTPEIRKYKKRFNSEILCAALWGVNLLVGTESGLMLLDRSGQGKVYPLISRRRIQQMDVLEGLNVLVTISGKKNKLRVYYLSWLRNKILHNDPEVEKKQGWVTVGELEGCVHYKVVKYERIKFLVLALKNSVEVYAWAPKPYHKFMAFKSFGDLVHKPLLVDLTVEEGQRLKVIYGSSNGFHAVDVDSGAVYDIYLPTHIQTNIQSHAIIILPNTDGIELLVCYEDEGVYVNTYGRITKDVVLQWGEMPTSVAYIRSNQIMGWGEKAIEIRSVETGHLDGVFMHKRAQRLKFLCERNDKVFFASVRSGGSSQVYFMTLGRTSLLSW; from the exons gatgaggaggaggagatcaAACTGGAGATCAATATGCTGAAGAAGTACTCCCATCACAGAAACATTGCCACATACTACGGTGCTTTTATCAAGAAGAGTCCCCCGGGGCACGATGACCAACTGTGG CTGGTGATGGAGTTCTGTGGGGCGGGCTCCATCACAGACCTGGTgaagaacactaaaggaaaccaGCTCAAGGAGGACTGGATCGCCTACATCTCCAGAGAAATCCTCCGG gGACTGGCCCACCTGCACGCCCACCACGTCATCCACCGTGACATCAAGGGACAGAACGTCCTGCTCACAGAGAACGCCGAGGTCAAGCTTG TGGACTTTGGCGTGAGCGCCCAGTTAGACCGGACGGTGGGGAGGAGGAACACGTTCATCGGGACTCCCTATTGGATGGCGCCGGAGGTCATCGCCTGTGACGAGAACCCTGAGGCCACCTACGACTACAGA AGTGACTTGTGGTCAACTGGAATCACGGCCATTGAAATGGCCGAAGGAGCTCCTC CGCTGTGCGACATGCATCCGATGCGAGCACTCTTCCTCATCCCAAGGAACCCTCCCCCGCGACTCAAGTCCAAGAAGTG GTCTAAGAAGTTTTGCAGCTTCATCGAGGGCTCCCTGGTGAAGAACTACAACCAGCGGCCCCCCACCGAGCAGCTGCTCAAGCACCCCTTCATCAGGGACCAGCCCAACGAGAGGCAGGTCCGCATCCAGCTCAAAGACCACATTGACCGCACCaagaagaagaggggagagaaag atgagactgaatacgAGTACAGCGggagtgaggaggaagaggaggatgctggagagcaagagggagagccTAG CTCCATAGTGAACATGCCGGGGGAGTCGACGCTGCGTAAGGACTTCATCCGGCTGCAGCAGGAGAACAAGGAGCGCTCGGAGGCGCTGCGCCGACAGCAGCTCCTGCAGGAGCAGCAGCTCCGTGAGCAGGAGGAGTACAAGCGCCAACTACTGGCCGAGAGGCAGAAACGCATCGAGCAACAGAAGGAGCAGAGGAGGCGACTGGAGGAG CAACAGCGACGCGAGCGCGAGATGAGGAGGCAGCAGGAGCGTGAGCAGCGCCGCCGCGAGCAGGAGGAGAAGAGGCGCATGGAGGAGATGGAACGGCGGCGGAAAGAGGATGATGAGCGCCGGAGggcggaggaggagaagaggaggagcgaCCGTGAGCAG GAGTACATTCGTCGGCAgctggaggaggagcagaggcACCTGGAGATCCTGCAGCAGCAGCTGCTCCATGAACAGGCCATGCTCCTG GAGTTCAAATGGCGGGAGCTGGAGGAGCAGCGGAAGGCAGAGCGTCTCCACAAGCGGCTGCAGCAGGAGCAGGCCTATCTGCTGTCCCTCCAGCACGACAACAAACCACCGCAGCAGACACAGCCGCCGCAGCCCTGCCAAAAGACTAAAGACCCCAAGGGAATGTCCCCCGACAGTACTAGCAAAGCCCCTCAGACAACGTCCCCGGGCCCCGTTGGCGATAGAGCCCCAGCTCCACAACCCCACTTCCTCAATAATTCTAATGCTATTGCTTCACGGAGAACGTCCTGCGATAACACTAGGTCCCCACAAGCCCATTTCCTGGACAACGTTACTGCTAACGCCCCACGGAGAATGTCCTCGGATACCACAAAGTCCCCACAAACCACGTCCCGGGATAATACGACCAAGGCCCCTCAGAAACCGTCCCCAAACAGTGTTGATAAAGACTCAGAAAAGACCCCCTCTGACCATAGCGATGCCCTAGCCACCCAGTCCACAGACGTTACTAAACCCTCACAGACCGGGGTCCTAGACGGCCCCAAGTCCCCACAGACAGACCGCTCGGAGCCTAGCGGCGCTCTCGGTGATCCTCGGCCAATCAGAGAG GCCGACGAGCGCTTCCGAAAGAACATTCAGGGCTCCCCCCAGACCGCCCCACCCACCAAGCAGCCCCCCGTGCCCCCCCGCTCCGAACCCTTCTCTAACGGCGGCTCCTCCGAGTCCGTCCCGCCTGCCATGCACCGACCCATGGAACCACAG GTTCCAGTGAGGACAACGTCCAGGTCCCCTGTGTTGTCACGCAGAGACTCTCCTCTCCAGGCCTCCGCCCCGCCTAGCAACCAGGCAGTACAGAGGAGCGCCGGCAG TAATGCGGAGCCACGTCTGCTGTGGGACCGAGTGGAGAAGCTGGTTCCCAGGCCCGGCAGTGGCAGCTCCTCCGGCTCCTCCAACTCCAGCTCCCAGGCCGGCTCTGGGGAGAGGTTCAGAGCACGct catCGTCTAAGTCTGAGGGCTCCCCACTGCAACGCCCCGACAACGCTGCCAAAAAGCCTGACGACAAGAAGGACTTTGCCCGACCCAACCGGCCAGCC GGTGACGTG GACCTGACGGCCCTGGCCAAAGAGCTGCGGGCGGTGGACGATGTGCGTCCCCCCAACAAGGTGACGGACTACTCCTCCTCCAGCGAGGAGTCAGGCACCACCGACGAAGACGACGATGAAGAAGTGGACCAGGACGCAGCAGACGAGTCCACCTCGGGAGCGGAGGATACCAGGGCCGG GAGAGGTCTGAGTAACGGAGAGACTGCATCCCTGAAGACCTTGCTGGCCCACGACGACTCAGAGAACGACCTCACCACACCCTCCAAGGATGGCACCTTGGTCATCCGACAG ACCCAATCGGCCAGCAACACCATGCAGAAACACAAgtcttcctcctccttcacccCCTTCATCGACCCACGCCTCCTGCAGGTCTCCCCCTCCAGCGGCAGCTCCCTCAACAACATGG CGGCCTTCGGGAACGACGGGCGGCTGGTGGACGCCCTGCGGGCTGACCCGTCCCGTAAGGGCTCCGTGGTCAATGTGAACCCGGTCAACACACGCCCCCAGAGCGACACGCCTGAGATCCGCAAGTACAAGAAGAGGTTCAACTCTGAGATCCTGTGTGCTGCACTATGGG GTGTCAACCTGCTGGTGGGGACAGAGAGTGGTCTGATGCTGCTGGACCGTAGCGGTCAGGGGAAGGTCTACCCCCTCATCAGCCGACGGCGCATCCAACAGATGGACGTCCTGGAGGGACTCAACGTCCTGGTCACTATATCAG ggaagaaGAATAAGTTGCGTGTGTACTACCTGTCCTGGCTGAGGAACAAGATTTTGCACAACGACCCAGAGGTGGAGAAGAAGCAGGGCTGGGTCACTGTAGGAGAGCTGGAGGGCTGCGTACACTACAAAGTCG TGAAATATGAGAGGATCAAGTTCTTGGTTCTTGCCTTGAAGAACTCCGTGGAGGTCTATGCGTGGGCCCCCAAGCCGTACCACAAGTTCATGGCCTTCAAG TCGTTTGGTGACCTGGTGCACAAGCCCCTGCTGGTTGACCTGACGGTGGAGGAGGGCCAGAGGTTAAAGGTCATCTACGGCTCCAGCAACGGCTTCCACGCCGTGGACGTGGACTCTGGGGCGGTTTACGACATCTACCTGCCCACACAC ATCCAGACCAATATCCAGTCCCATGCCATCATCATCCTGCCCAACACGGATGGCATTGAGCTGCTGGTGTGTTACGAGGATGAGGGCGTCTACGTCAACACCTACGGACGCATCACCAAAGACGTGGTGCTGCAATGGGGCGAGATGCCCACCTCAGTGG CCTACATTAGGTCCAACCAGATCATGGGCTGGGGGGAGAAGGCCATAGAGATCAGGTCTGTGGAGACAGGACACCTGGACGGGGTCTTCATGCACAAGAGAGCCCAGAGACTCAAGTTCCTGTGTGAGAGGAATGACAAG GTGTTCTTTGCGTCGGTGCGCTCTGGAGGTTCCAGCCAGGTCTACTTCATGACCCTGGGCCGTACCTCCCTGCTTAGCtggtag
- the LOC106575325 gene encoding mitogen-activated protein kinase kinase kinase kinase 4 isoform X15, with product MANDSPAKSLVEIDLASLRDPAGIFELVEVVGNGTYGQVYKGRHVKTGQLAAIKVMDVTEDEEEEIKLEINMLKKYSHHRNIATYYGAFIKKSPPGHDDQLWLVMEFCGAGSITDLVKNTKGNQLKEDWIAYISREILRGLAHLHAHHVIHRDIKGQNVLLTENAEVKLVDFGVSAQLDRTVGRRNTFIGTPYWMAPEVIACDENPEATYDYRSDLWSTGITAIEMAEGAPPLCDMHPMRALFLIPRNPPPRLKSKKWSKKFCSFIEGSLVKNYNQRPPTEQLLKHPFIRDQPNERQVRIQLKDHIDRTKKKRGEKDETEYEYSGSEEEEEDAGEQEGEPSSIVNMPGESTLRKDFIRLQQENKERSEALRRQQLLQEQQLREQEEYKRQLLAERQKRIEQQKEQRRRLEEQQRREREMRRQQEREQRRREQEEKRRMEEMERRRKEDDERRRAEEEKRRSDREQEYIRRQLEEEQRHLEILQQQLLHEQAMLLEFKWRELEEQRKAERLHKRLQQEQAYLLSLQHDNKPPQQTQPPQPCQKTKDPKGMSPDSTSKAPQTTSPGPVGDRAPAPQPHFLNNSNAIASRRTSCDNTRSPQAHFLDNVTANAPRRMSSDTTKSPQTTSRDNTTKAPQKPSPNSVDKDSEKTPSDHSDALATQSTDVTKPSQTGVLDGPKSPQTDRSEPSGALGDPRPIREADERFRKNIQGSPQTAPPTKQPPVPPRSEPFSNGGSSESVPPAMHRPMEPQVPVRTTSRSPVLSRRDSPLQASAPPSNQAVQRSAGSNAEPRLLWDRVEKLVPRPGSGSSSGSSNSSSQAGSGERFRARSSSKSEGSPLQRPDNAAKKPDDKKDFARPNRPAGDVDLTALAKELRAVDDVRPPNKVTDYSSSSEESGTTDEDDDEEVDQDAADESTSGAEDTRAGRGLSNGETASLKTLLAHDDSENDLTTPSKDGTLVIRQSAGDKKRPAVNVSSSSSGPSVAHGQAVQVHTPPGPGNGHQEKNGFAGRIHLLPDLIQQSHHSPTSSSSSISNSPSSSSSHVSPAMSPQTPLDKLTAIETQSASNTMQKHKSSSSFTPFIDPRLLQVSPSSGSSLNNMAAFGNDGRLVDALRADPSRKGSVVNVNPVNTRPQSDTPEIRKYKKRFNSEILCAALWGVNLLVGTESGLMLLDRSGQGKVYPLISRRRIQQMDVLEGLNVLVTISGKKNKLRVYYLSWLRNKILHNDPEVEKKQGWVTVGELEGCVHYKVVKYERIKFLVLALKNSVEVYAWAPKPYHKFMAFKSFGDLVHKPLLVDLTVEEGQRLKVIYGSSNGFHAVDVDSGAVYDIYLPTHIQTNIQSHAIIILPNTDGIELLVCYEDEGVYVNTYGRITKDVVLQWGEMPTSVAYIRSNQIMGWGEKAIEIRSVETGHLDGVFMHKRAQRLKFLCERNDKVFFASVRSGGSSQVYFMTLGRTSLLSW from the exons gatgaggaggaggagatcaAACTGGAGATCAATATGCTGAAGAAGTACTCCCATCACAGAAACATTGCCACATACTACGGTGCTTTTATCAAGAAGAGTCCCCCGGGGCACGATGACCAACTGTGG CTGGTGATGGAGTTCTGTGGGGCGGGCTCCATCACAGACCTGGTgaagaacactaaaggaaaccaGCTCAAGGAGGACTGGATCGCCTACATCTCCAGAGAAATCCTCCGG gGACTGGCCCACCTGCACGCCCACCACGTCATCCACCGTGACATCAAGGGACAGAACGTCCTGCTCACAGAGAACGCCGAGGTCAAGCTTG TGGACTTTGGCGTGAGCGCCCAGTTAGACCGGACGGTGGGGAGGAGGAACACGTTCATCGGGACTCCCTATTGGATGGCGCCGGAGGTCATCGCCTGTGACGAGAACCCTGAGGCCACCTACGACTACAGA AGTGACTTGTGGTCAACTGGAATCACGGCCATTGAAATGGCCGAAGGAGCTCCTC CGCTGTGCGACATGCATCCGATGCGAGCACTCTTCCTCATCCCAAGGAACCCTCCCCCGCGACTCAAGTCCAAGAAGTG GTCTAAGAAGTTTTGCAGCTTCATCGAGGGCTCCCTGGTGAAGAACTACAACCAGCGGCCCCCCACCGAGCAGCTGCTCAAGCACCCCTTCATCAGGGACCAGCCCAACGAGAGGCAGGTCCGCATCCAGCTCAAAGACCACATTGACCGCACCaagaagaagaggggagagaaag atgagactgaatacgAGTACAGCGggagtgaggaggaagaggaggatgctggagagcaagagggagagccTAG CTCCATAGTGAACATGCCGGGGGAGTCGACGCTGCGTAAGGACTTCATCCGGCTGCAGCAGGAGAACAAGGAGCGCTCGGAGGCGCTGCGCCGACAGCAGCTCCTGCAGGAGCAGCAGCTCCGTGAGCAGGAGGAGTACAAGCGCCAACTACTGGCCGAGAGGCAGAAACGCATCGAGCAACAGAAGGAGCAGAGGAGGCGACTGGAGGAG CAACAGCGACGCGAGCGCGAGATGAGGAGGCAGCAGGAGCGTGAGCAGCGCCGCCGCGAGCAGGAGGAGAAGAGGCGCATGGAGGAGATGGAACGGCGGCGGAAAGAGGATGATGAGCGCCGGAGggcggaggaggagaagaggaggagcgaCCGTGAGCAG GAGTACATTCGTCGGCAgctggaggaggagcagaggcACCTGGAGATCCTGCAGCAGCAGCTGCTCCATGAACAGGCCATGCTCCTG GAGTTCAAATGGCGGGAGCTGGAGGAGCAGCGGAAGGCAGAGCGTCTCCACAAGCGGCTGCAGCAGGAGCAGGCCTATCTGCTGTCCCTCCAGCACGACAACAAACCACCGCAGCAGACACAGCCGCCGCAGCCCTGCCAAAAGACTAAAGACCCCAAGGGAATGTCCCCCGACAGTACTAGCAAAGCCCCTCAGACAACGTCCCCGGGCCCCGTTGGCGATAGAGCCCCAGCTCCACAACCCCACTTCCTCAATAATTCTAATGCTATTGCTTCACGGAGAACGTCCTGCGATAACACTAGGTCCCCACAAGCCCATTTCCTGGACAACGTTACTGCTAACGCCCCACGGAGAATGTCCTCGGATACCACAAAGTCCCCACAAACCACGTCCCGGGATAATACGACCAAGGCCCCTCAGAAACCGTCCCCAAACAGTGTTGATAAAGACTCAGAAAAGACCCCCTCTGACCATAGCGATGCCCTAGCCACCCAGTCCACAGACGTTACTAAACCCTCACAGACCGGGGTCCTAGACGGCCCCAAGTCCCCACAGACAGACCGCTCGGAGCCTAGCGGCGCTCTCGGTGATCCTCGGCCAATCAGAGAG GCCGACGAGCGCTTCCGAAAGAACATTCAGGGCTCCCCCCAGACCGCCCCACCCACCAAGCAGCCCCCCGTGCCCCCCCGCTCCGAACCCTTCTCTAACGGCGGCTCCTCCGAGTCCGTCCCGCCTGCCATGCACCGACCCATGGAACCACAG GTTCCAGTGAGGACAACGTCCAGGTCCCCTGTGTTGTCACGCAGAGACTCTCCTCTCCAGGCCTCCGCCCCGCCTAGCAACCAGGCAGTACAGAGGAGCGCCGGCAG TAATGCGGAGCCACGTCTGCTGTGGGACCGAGTGGAGAAGCTGGTTCCCAGGCCCGGCAGTGGCAGCTCCTCCGGCTCCTCCAACTCCAGCTCCCAGGCCGGCTCTGGGGAGAGGTTCAGAGCACGct catCGTCTAAGTCTGAGGGCTCCCCACTGCAACGCCCCGACAACGCTGCCAAAAAGCCTGACGACAAGAAGGACTTTGCCCGACCCAACCGGCCAGCC GGTGACGTG GACCTGACGGCCCTGGCCAAAGAGCTGCGGGCGGTGGACGATGTGCGTCCCCCCAACAAGGTGACGGACTACTCCTCCTCCAGCGAGGAGTCAGGCACCACCGACGAAGACGACGATGAAGAAGTGGACCAGGACGCAGCAGACGAGTCCACCTCGGGAGCGGAGGATACCAGGGCCGG GAGAGGTCTGAGTAACGGAGAGACTGCATCCCTGAAGACCTTGCTGGCCCACGACGACTCAGAGAACGACCTCACCACACCCTCCAAGGATGGCACCTTGGTCATCCGACAG AGCGCGGGCGACAAAAAGCGCCCGGCGGTCAAtgtctcttcatcctcctccggTCCCAGTGTGGCTCACGGTCAAGCCGTTCAAGTACATACTCCTCCCGGTCCTGGTAACGGTCACCAGGAGAAAAACGGCTTTGCCGGCCGCATTCACCTGCTGCCAGACCTTATTCAGCAGAGCCACCACTcccccacctcttcctcctcttccatctccaactccccctcctcctcctccagccatGTCAGCCCAGCCATGTCCCCCCAGACCcccctggacaagctcactgccATCGAG ACCCAATCGGCCAGCAACACCATGCAGAAACACAAgtcttcctcctccttcacccCCTTCATCGACCCACGCCTCCTGCAGGTCTCCCCCTCCAGCGGCAGCTCCCTCAACAACATGG CGGCCTTCGGGAACGACGGGCGGCTGGTGGACGCCCTGCGGGCTGACCCGTCCCGTAAGGGCTCCGTGGTCAATGTGAACCCGGTCAACACACGCCCCCAGAGCGACACGCCTGAGATCCGCAAGTACAAGAAGAGGTTCAACTCTGAGATCCTGTGTGCTGCACTATGGG GTGTCAACCTGCTGGTGGGGACAGAGAGTGGTCTGATGCTGCTGGACCGTAGCGGTCAGGGGAAGGTCTACCCCCTCATCAGCCGACGGCGCATCCAACAGATGGACGTCCTGGAGGGACTCAACGTCCTGGTCACTATATCAG ggaagaaGAATAAGTTGCGTGTGTACTACCTGTCCTGGCTGAGGAACAAGATTTTGCACAACGACCCAGAGGTGGAGAAGAAGCAGGGCTGGGTCACTGTAGGAGAGCTGGAGGGCTGCGTACACTACAAAGTCG TGAAATATGAGAGGATCAAGTTCTTGGTTCTTGCCTTGAAGAACTCCGTGGAGGTCTATGCGTGGGCCCCCAAGCCGTACCACAAGTTCATGGCCTTCAAG TCGTTTGGTGACCTGGTGCACAAGCCCCTGCTGGTTGACCTGACGGTGGAGGAGGGCCAGAGGTTAAAGGTCATCTACGGCTCCAGCAACGGCTTCCACGCCGTGGACGTGGACTCTGGGGCGGTTTACGACATCTACCTGCCCACACAC ATCCAGACCAATATCCAGTCCCATGCCATCATCATCCTGCCCAACACGGATGGCATTGAGCTGCTGGTGTGTTACGAGGATGAGGGCGTCTACGTCAACACCTACGGACGCATCACCAAAGACGTGGTGCTGCAATGGGGCGAGATGCCCACCTCAGTGG CCTACATTAGGTCCAACCAGATCATGGGCTGGGGGGAGAAGGCCATAGAGATCAGGTCTGTGGAGACAGGACACCTGGACGGGGTCTTCATGCACAAGAGAGCCCAGAGACTCAAGTTCCTGTGTGAGAGGAATGACAAG GTGTTCTTTGCGTCGGTGCGCTCTGGAGGTTCCAGCCAGGTCTACTTCATGACCCTGGGCCGTACCTCCCTGCTTAGCtggtag